Proteins encoded within one genomic window of Etheostoma cragini isolate CJK2018 chromosome 21, CSU_Ecrag_1.0, whole genome shotgun sequence:
- the aco2 gene encoding aconitate hydratase, mitochondrial, whose protein sequence is MATYCLTVARLQLALGHGARRLHVSAAYRAKVSMSRFEPTSFINYEKLQSNIDIVRKRLNRPLTLSEKIVYGHLDDPHNQEIDRGRTYLRLRPDRVAMQDATAQMAMLQFISSGLPKVAVPSTIHCDHLIEAQTGGVEDLARAKEVNQEVYKFLSSAGAKYGVGFWKPGSGIIHQIILENYAYPGVMLIGTDSHTPNGGGLGSICIGVGGADAVDVMAGIAWELKCPKVIGVKLTGSLSGWTSPKDVILKVAGILTVKGGTGAIVEYHGPGVDSISCTGMATICNMGAEIGATTSVFPYNHRMRTYLEKTGRGQIAAMADEYSDSLVPDEGCEYDELIELNLDQLKPHINGPFTPDLAHPVSEVGAIAEKNGWPLEVKVGLIGSCTNSSYEDMGRAASVAKQALDKGLTCKAQFTVTPGSEQIRATIERDGYSKILGDVGGVVLANACGPCIGQWDRQDVKKGEKNTIVTSFNRNFTARNDANPATHAFVTSPEIVTALAIAGTLNFNPETDYLTAANGEKFKLDPPNGDELPAKDFDPGQDTYQHPPTDGSSVAVDVSPTSNRLQLLEPFGKWYGGDLEDMKVLIKVKGKCTTDHISAAGPWLKFRGHLDNISNNMLIGAVNSENDAINKIKNYLTGEYGQVPDVARHYKANSVSWVVVGDDNYGEGSSREHAALEPRHLGGKAIIVKSFARIHETNLKKQGVLPLTFSNPSDYDKIRPDDTISIRGLKSFAPGKPLTALVKHSDGSKDVLELNHTFNETQIEWFQAGSALNRMKELQ, encoded by the exons ATGGCAACTTACTGTCTAACTGTCGCCCGGCTCCAG CTGGCTCTGGGCCATGGTGCACGGCGCCTGCATGTATCAGCAGCTTACAGAGCCAAGGTGTCAATGAGCCGCTTTGAGCCTACTTCCTTCATCAATTATGAGAAGCTCCAATCCAACATTGACATTGTGCGAAAAAG GCTCAACCGGCCACTCACCCTGTCAGAGAAGATCGTATACGGCCACCTCGATGACCCCCACAACCAGGAGATTGACCGCGGTCGCACGTACCTGCGGCTGCGTCCCGACCGTGTGGCCATGCAGGACGCCACGGCCCAGATGGCAATGCTCCAGTTCATCAGCAGCGGCCTGCCGAAGGTCGCCGTACCCTCCACCATCCACTGTGACCACCTGATCGAGGCCCAGACCGGAGGAGTGGAGGATCTGGCAAGAGCAAAG GAAGTCAACCAGGAGGTCTACAAATTCCTGTCCAGCGCTGGGGCAAAGTATGGAGTTGGCTTCTGGAAACCAGGCTCTGGAATCATCCATCAG ATCATCCTGGAGAATTACGCCTACCCCGGAGTGATGCTTATCGGCACAGATTCCCACACACCAAACGGCGGAGGGCTTGGTTCCATCTGCATCGGCGTTGGAGGAGCAGACGCTGTCGATGTCATGGCGGGAATCGCCTGGGAGCTCAAGTGCCCCAAG GTGATTGGTGTGAAGTTGACCGGCAGCCTCTCAGGCTGGACGTCTCCCAAGGATGTCATCTTGAAGGTGGCAGGCATCCTGACAGTGAAGGGAGGCACCGGAGCCATTGTAGAATACCACGGACCAGGAGTTGACTCCATCTCCTGCACTG GAATGGCCACCATCTGCAACATGGGAGCAGAGATTGGAGCCACGACCTCAGTGTTCCCCTACAACCACCGAATGAGGACCTACCTGGAGAAGACGGGACGTGGAC AGATCGCTGCCATGGCTGATGAATACTCCGACTCGTTGGTACCAGATGAAGGCTGCGAGTATGACGAGCTCATTGAACTCAATCTGGACCAG CTGAAGCCCCACATTAACGGACCCTTCACCCCTGACCTGGCCCACCCGGTGTCTGAAGTAGGTGCAATTGCTGAGAAGAACGGCTGGCCGCTGGAGGTTAAAGTTG GTCTGATCGGTAGCTGCACCAACTCCAGTTACGAGGACATGGGTCGCGCCGCCTCTGTGGCCAAGCAGGCTTTGGATAAAGGCCTGACATGCAAAGCTCAGTTCACAGTCACCCCCGGCTCGGAGCAGATCCGTGCTACCATCGAGAGAGATGGATAT TCAAAGATCCTTGGTGATGTTGGAGGCGTGGTCCTGGCCAACGCATGTGGACCCTGCATTGGACAGTGGGACAG GCAGGATGTGAAAAAGGGGGAGAAGAACACAATCGTCACTTCCTTCAACAGAAACTTCACTGCCAGGAATGACGCTAACCCTGCAACACACGCCTTTGTTACCTCCCCTGAG ATTGTCACTGCACTCGCCATCGCCGGCACATTAAACTTCAACCCAGAGACGGATTACCTCACAGCTGCCAACGGAGAGAAGTTCAAGCTGGACCCCCCCAACGGAGATGAACTACCTGCCAAGGACTTTGACCCAGGCCAGGACACCTACCAGCACCCGCCCACTGACGGTTCCAGCGTTGCGGTGGATGTCAGCCCTACAAGCAACCGGCTACAGCTGCTGGAGCCCTTTGGGAAATGGTATGGCGGTGATCTTGAGGACATGAAGGTCCTCATAAAG GTGAAGGGCAAATGCACAACAGACCACATCAGCGCTGCCGGACCTTGGCTGAAGTTCCGCGGTCACCTGGATAACATCTCCAACAACATGCTGATCGGTGCAGTCAACAGCGAGAACGATGCCATCAACAAGATTAAAAACTACCTGACAGGGGAGTACGGACAGGTCCCCGATGTGGCCCGTCACTACAAG gccaacAGTGTGTCCTGGGTTGTGGTGGGAGATGACAACTACGGCGAGGGCTCGAGCAGAGAGCACGCTGCGCTGGAGCCCAGACATCTGGGAGGAAAAGCCATCATTGTCAAAAGCTTCGCCAGAATTCACG AAACTAACTTGAAGAAGCAGGGTGTGCTGCCATTGACCTTCAGCAACCCATCAGACTACGACAAGATCCGCCCTGATGACACCATCTCCATCAGGGGACTCAAATCCTTTGCTCCAGGAAAG CCTCTTACCGCGCTTGTGAAGCACAGCGACGGCAGCAAGGACGTCCTGGAACTGAACCACACCTTTAACGAGACACAGATCGAATGGTTCCAGGCAGGCTCGGCCCTCAACAGGATGAAGGAGCTGCAATGA
- the phf5a gene encoding PHD finger-like domain-containing protein 5A, whose product MAKHHPDLIFCRKQAGVAIGRLCEKCDGKCVICDSYVRPCTLVRICDECNYGSYQGRCVICGGPGVSDAYYCKECTIQEKDRDGCPKIVNLGSSKTDLFYERKKYGFKKR is encoded by the exons ATGGCTAAACATCATCCAGATTTGATCTTTTGCAGAAAACAAGCCGGTGTTG CTATCGGAAGGCTTTGCGAGAAAT GTGATGGAAAATGTGTCATCTGTGATTCCTATGTGAGGCCGTGCACGCTGGTGCGCATCTGTGATGAGTGTAACTACGGCTCCTATCAGGGACGCTGTGTGATCTGCGGAGGGCCCGGTGTATCTGATGCCTACTACTGTAAAGAGTGCACCATCCAGGAGAAAGAT CGGGATGGCTGTCCAAAGATTGTGAATTTGGGCAGCTCTAAAACGGATCTGTTTTATGAAAGGAAGAAGTACGGCTTTAAGAAGAGGTGA
- the tefa gene encoding TEF transcription factor, PAR bZIP family member a isoform X1 has product MSTEPTITTPEMARGPPSSFDGVLKKIMEMPPPNILDGDDDTDKEKLGLGDNFDLLGRESDMGPSAALTPAIWEKTIPYDGENIHLEYMDLEEFLVENGIATLPDMNPLKGIPKGDVIKTEKVKDTPSAQMNVAKPASVSPLALLPVQELEHCEEEVVTTTDDSYIICDVTAEVTTEEDRTTPEAVNPEEIEVNVNYEPDPTDLVLSSVPGGELFNPRKHKFSDDDLKPQPMIKKAKKVFVPEEQKDDKYWQRRKKNNVAAKRSREARRLKENQITVRAAFLERENAALRTEVAELRKECGHHKTTASRYKAKFGPL; this is encoded by the exons ATGTCTACCGAGCCCACTATCACCACACCGGAGATGGCCAGGGGGCCCCCGAGTTCATTCGATGGGGTTTTAAAGAAGATTATGGAAATGCCTCCGCCGAATATTCTGGACGGCGACGACG acaCTGACAAGGAAAAGCTGGGTCTGGGAGACAATTTTGACCTGCTTGGAAGAGAAAGCGATATGGGTCCTTCAGCCGCCCTGACCCCTGCTATTTGGGAGAAAACCATTCCCTATGATGGTGAAAACATTCACTTGGAGTACATGGACCTTGAGGAGTTCCTCGTGGAAAATGGCATTGCCACCTTGCCTGACATGAACCCCCTAAAGGGCATCCCAAAAGGAGATGTCATCAAGACAGAGAAAGTAAAGGATACCCCCTCTGCACAGATGAATGTTGCCAAGCCTGCAAGCGTGTCCCCACTGGCCCTGCTACCCGTTCAGGAATTGGAGCATTGTGAGGAAGAAGTGGTGACCACCACTGATGACTCTTATATCATCTGTGATGTTACTGCTG AGGTGACAACCGAAGAGGACAGAACGACCCCCGAGGCCGTCAACCCAGAGGAGATTGAGGTCAATGTTAACTACGAGCCAGATCCCACGGACCTAGTCCTGTCCAGTGTGCCCGGAGGCGAGCTGTTTAACCCTCGCAAACACAAGTTCTCTGACGATGATCTCAAGCCACAGCCTATGATAAAGAAGGCCAAGAAGGTGTTTGTGCCGGAAGAACAGAAG GATGACAAGTACtggcagaggaggaagaagaacaaCGTGGCGGCCAAACGCTCCCGCGAAGCCCGCAGGTTGAAGGAGAACCAGATCACTGTCCGAGCAGCTTTCCTCGAGCGCGAGAACGCAGCGCTGCGGACAGAAGTCGCCGAGCTACGGAAGGAGTGCGGGCACCACAAGACCACAGCGAGTCGCTACAAAGCAAAATTCGGACCACTGTAA
- the tefa gene encoding TEF transcription factor, PAR bZIP family member a isoform X2: MTAEIPEMLKALIDNLPNFDDDDTDKEKLGLGDNFDLLGRESDMGPSAALTPAIWEKTIPYDGENIHLEYMDLEEFLVENGIATLPDMNPLKGIPKGDVIKTEKVKDTPSAQMNVAKPASVSPLALLPVQELEHCEEEVVTTTDDSYIICDVTAEVTTEEDRTTPEAVNPEEIEVNVNYEPDPTDLVLSSVPGGELFNPRKHKFSDDDLKPQPMIKKAKKVFVPEEQKDDKYWQRRKKNNVAAKRSREARRLKENQITVRAAFLERENAALRTEVAELRKECGHHKTTASRYKAKFGPL, encoded by the exons ATGACTGCAGAGATCCCGGAGATGTTAAAGGCTCTTATAGATAATCTCCCGAACTTTGACGATGATG acaCTGACAAGGAAAAGCTGGGTCTGGGAGACAATTTTGACCTGCTTGGAAGAGAAAGCGATATGGGTCCTTCAGCCGCCCTGACCCCTGCTATTTGGGAGAAAACCATTCCCTATGATGGTGAAAACATTCACTTGGAGTACATGGACCTTGAGGAGTTCCTCGTGGAAAATGGCATTGCCACCTTGCCTGACATGAACCCCCTAAAGGGCATCCCAAAAGGAGATGTCATCAAGACAGAGAAAGTAAAGGATACCCCCTCTGCACAGATGAATGTTGCCAAGCCTGCAAGCGTGTCCCCACTGGCCCTGCTACCCGTTCAGGAATTGGAGCATTGTGAGGAAGAAGTGGTGACCACCACTGATGACTCTTATATCATCTGTGATGTTACTGCTG AGGTGACAACCGAAGAGGACAGAACGACCCCCGAGGCCGTCAACCCAGAGGAGATTGAGGTCAATGTTAACTACGAGCCAGATCCCACGGACCTAGTCCTGTCCAGTGTGCCCGGAGGCGAGCTGTTTAACCCTCGCAAACACAAGTTCTCTGACGATGATCTCAAGCCACAGCCTATGATAAAGAAGGCCAAGAAGGTGTTTGTGCCGGAAGAACAGAAG GATGACAAGTACtggcagaggaggaagaagaacaaCGTGGCGGCCAAACGCTCCCGCGAAGCCCGCAGGTTGAAGGAGAACCAGATCACTGTCCGAGCAGCTTTCCTCGAGCGCGAGAACGCAGCGCTGCGGACAGAAGTCGCCGAGCTACGGAAGGAGTGCGGGCACCACAAGACCACAGCGAGTCGCTACAAAGCAAAATTCGGACCACTGTAA